In a single window of the Nocardioides sp. L-11A genome:
- a CDS encoding Uma2 family endonuclease produces MTSLSPDADLLAGIPVGRSLTALDVAELTGEGARYELIDGVLTEMAGCSEEHQDVVVHLIALLFRLRPTTMKVLTAPFDIIDDHTAVQPDVVVIPKGPPTDHGYVEGAPLLVVEVLSPSTALYDLNTKFKRYERAGVASYWAIDPVKLRLIAWELRDGAYVEVADVTGDETWSAELPFPVTITPADLVD; encoded by the coding sequence ATGACCAGCCTGTCGCCGGATGCGGACCTGCTGGCGGGGATCCCCGTCGGTCGCTCGCTGACGGCGCTCGACGTCGCCGAGCTCACCGGCGAGGGGGCTCGCTATGAGCTCATCGACGGGGTGCTGACCGAGATGGCCGGCTGCAGCGAGGAGCACCAGGACGTCGTGGTGCATCTCATCGCGCTGCTGTTCAGACTCCGGCCGACCACCATGAAGGTGCTGACGGCGCCGTTCGACATCATCGATGACCACACTGCCGTGCAGCCCGATGTCGTCGTGATCCCGAAGGGTCCGCCGACCGACCACGGCTACGTCGAAGGCGCGCCGCTGCTGGTCGTCGAGGTGCTCTCGCCGAGCACGGCCCTCTACGACCTCAACACCAAGTTCAAGAGGTACGAGCGCGCCGGGGTCGCGTCGTACTGGGCGATCGACCCGGTCAAACTGCGCCTGATCGCCTGGGAGCTGCGCGACGGCGCGTACGTCGAGGTCGCCGACGTCACCGGGGACGAGACCTGGTCCGCCGAGCTGCCCTTCCCCGTCACCATCACACCGGCCGATCTCGTCGACTGA
- a CDS encoding ScyD/ScyE family protein produces MGKAAIRIGTAAAAFALAATGIPAVAGQAAGQQDGGRAAPKTVASLMGPRGVDALGNGRTLVTETGGTFSLVIERRHRPARVIPLGNLPTDFPPAIAKGPRGTIYLLTGASGPPPEQRPSVLRGAAAPAPAATLFRWKRGWPAPRVVADIGAYQKTDPDPWDQEQFPTDSNPFGVVALDDGTVLVSDAAGNDLLRVWPRTGRIRTVARLMPRTVPVPAGLPDVPPEMGGPLPPAGTPIPSEAVATSVTVGADGYWYVGELRGFPATPGTSQVWRIRPGAKNATCDPARPRTGSCQRYADGFTSITDLAAGPKGVYALELSKKSWFAFEMGLPGAQEGGLFLIRPRGTTPRVRELAAGRLVNPGGVDVSDHVYVAGPLFGPGALLRLR; encoded by the coding sequence ATGGGCAAGGCAGCGATCAGGATCGGTACGGCGGCGGCGGCGTTCGCGCTCGCGGCGACCGGAATCCCGGCGGTGGCGGGGCAGGCGGCGGGCCAGCAGGACGGTGGCCGGGCCGCGCCCAAGACGGTGGCCTCGCTCATGGGGCCCCGCGGTGTCGACGCCCTCGGCAACGGGCGGACCCTCGTCACGGAGACGGGTGGCACCTTCAGCCTCGTGATCGAGCGCCGGCACCGGCCGGCTCGCGTGATCCCGCTCGGCAACCTGCCCACGGACTTCCCGCCCGCGATCGCGAAGGGCCCGCGCGGCACGATCTACCTGCTGACCGGAGCCTCCGGCCCGCCGCCGGAGCAGCGCCCCTCGGTCCTGCGCGGGGCTGCGGCGCCCGCGCCCGCTGCCACGCTGTTCCGCTGGAAGCGCGGCTGGCCGGCGCCCCGGGTGGTCGCCGACATCGGCGCCTACCAGAAGACCGACCCGGACCCGTGGGACCAGGAGCAGTTCCCGACCGACAGCAACCCGTTCGGGGTCGTCGCCCTCGACGACGGCACGGTGCTGGTCTCCGACGCGGCCGGCAACGACCTGCTCCGGGTCTGGCCGAGGACGGGTCGGATCAGGACGGTCGCGCGGCTGATGCCCCGCACCGTGCCGGTCCCGGCCGGCCTGCCCGACGTACCCCCGGAGATGGGCGGACCGCTCCCGCCCGCCGGGACCCCGATCCCGTCCGAGGCGGTCGCCACCTCGGTGACGGTCGGGGCCGACGGCTACTGGTACGTCGGCGAGCTGCGCGGCTTCCCGGCCACGCCGGGCACATCGCAGGTCTGGCGGATCAGGCCGGGCGCGAAGAACGCGACCTGCGACCCCGCCCGCCCGCGGACGGGGTCCTGTCAGCGGTACGCCGACGGGTTCACCTCGATCACCGACCTCGCCGCCGGCCCGAAGGGTGTCTACGCCCTGGAGCTGTCGAAGAAGAGCTGGTTCGCCTTCGAGATGGGCCTGCCCGGCGCGCAGGAGGGCGGCCTGTTCCTGATCCGGCCCCGCGGCACCACGCCCCGGGTGCGCGAGCTGGCTGCGGGTCGGCTGGTGAACCCGGGTGGGGTCGACGTCAGCGATCACGTCTACGTCGCCGGTCCGCTGTTCGGTCCCGGAGCACTGCTCCGGCTCCGCTGA
- a CDS encoding acyl-CoA dehydrogenase family protein: MSTTHEVLNQVPPLLGHDTSADPALREGLEREGAGWALSEIAEVGRLAGTEQARDWGRLAERVPPRLHTHDRYGRRVDEVEYVPAYHQLMETAVSHGIHAAPWADDRPGAHVARAAKFYSWNVDAGHGCPISMTYAVVPALRANPELAARFEPLLTNRAYDFGLRDPATKRGLIAGMSMTEKQGGSDVRANTTTATPQPDGTYRITGHKWFTSAPMSDLFLTLAQAPGGLSCFLLPRVLPGGDANPIRFLRLKDKLGNKSNASSEIEYDDAVGWLVGEEGRGVKTIVEMVNMTRLDCVIGSASGMRSALVQAAHHARHRAAFGKLLIDQPLMRNVLADLAVESEAATTAMMRLAGANDRAVRGDAGEAALRRLALAATKYYVCKRGPVLANEALECLGGNGYIEDFDLARIYRELPLLSIWEGSGNVAALDALRAIGREPESLDAFFAEAELAAGVDARYDDALTSLKKEFTDVDDIELRARRLVEQIAVIFQAGLLIRHAPTAVADAFCATRLARDWGSAFGTLPAGLDLAPILERTEPGF; this comes from the coding sequence ATGTCCACCACCCACGAGGTCCTCAACCAGGTTCCGCCGCTCCTCGGTCACGACACCTCCGCCGACCCCGCGCTGCGCGAGGGCCTCGAACGCGAGGGAGCCGGCTGGGCGCTGTCCGAGATCGCGGAGGTCGGCCGCCTGGCCGGCACCGAGCAGGCCCGGGACTGGGGGCGCCTCGCCGAGCGGGTCCCGCCGCGGCTGCACACCCACGACCGCTACGGGCGCCGGGTCGACGAGGTGGAGTACGTGCCGGCGTACCACCAGCTCATGGAGACCGCCGTCTCCCACGGCATCCACGCCGCGCCGTGGGCAGACGACCGCCCGGGCGCCCACGTCGCGCGGGCCGCGAAGTTCTACTCCTGGAACGTCGATGCCGGCCACGGGTGCCCGATCTCGATGACCTACGCCGTGGTCCCGGCTCTGCGCGCGAACCCGGAGCTCGCCGCGCGCTTCGAGCCGCTGCTCACCAACCGCGCGTACGACTTCGGGCTGCGCGACCCCGCGACCAAGCGGGGCCTGATCGCGGGCATGTCGATGACCGAGAAGCAGGGCGGGTCCGACGTACGCGCGAACACCACGACCGCCACTCCGCAGCCCGACGGCACGTACCGGATCACCGGGCACAAGTGGTTCACCTCAGCCCCGATGTCCGACCTGTTCCTCACCCTCGCCCAGGCCCCGGGTGGACTGTCCTGCTTCCTGCTCCCGCGCGTGCTGCCGGGCGGCGACGCCAATCCGATCCGCTTCCTGCGGCTCAAGGACAAGCTCGGCAACAAGTCCAACGCCTCCTCCGAGATCGAGTACGACGACGCCGTCGGCTGGCTGGTCGGCGAGGAGGGGCGCGGGGTCAAGACGATCGTGGAGATGGTCAACATGACCCGTCTCGACTGCGTGATCGGATCGGCGTCGGGGATGCGGTCCGCGCTGGTGCAGGCCGCCCACCACGCCCGCCATCGCGCCGCCTTCGGCAAGCTCCTCATCGACCAGCCGCTCATGCGCAACGTCCTCGCCGACCTCGCGGTCGAGTCCGAGGCCGCCACCACCGCGATGATGCGCTTGGCCGGTGCCAACGACCGTGCGGTCCGCGGCGATGCCGGGGAGGCCGCCCTGCGCCGCCTCGCGCTCGCGGCCACCAAGTACTACGTCTGCAAGCGCGGCCCGGTCCTCGCCAACGAGGCGTTGGAGTGCCTGGGCGGCAACGGCTACATCGAGGACTTCGACCTGGCCCGCATCTACCGTGAGTTGCCGCTGCTCTCGATCTGGGAGGGCTCCGGCAATGTCGCCGCCCTCGACGCGCTGCGCGCCATCGGTCGTGAGCCGGAGTCGCTCGACGCGTTCTTCGCCGAGGCGGAGCTCGCCGCCGGTGTGGACGCGAGGTACGACGACGCGCTCACCTCGCTCAAGAAGGAGTTCACCGACGTCGACGACATCGAGCTGCGGGCGCGCCGGCTCGTGGAGCAGATCGCGGTGATCTTCCAGGCCGGGCTGCTGATCCGCCATGCCCCGACCGCCGTCGCCGACGCGTTCTGCGCCACCCGGCTGGCCCGGGATTGGGGCAGCGCGTTCGGCACCCTGCCCGCCGGTCTCGACCTCGCACCCATCCTGGAGCGCACCGAGCCCGGCTTCTGA
- a CDS encoding hydroxymethylglutaryl-CoA lyase: MTGLPMVVPEAGLPAKVTIYEVGARDGLQNEKSVVPTEVKAEFVRRLLAAGLPIVEATSFVHPRWVPQLADAADLMTGLTAELGDTARGLPVLVPNQRGLDRAVELGLRHVAVFASATETFASKNLNRTLASQFEMFAPTIEQARAAGMDVRGYVSMCFGDPWEGAVPIEQVVAVGRRLLDLGVGQLSLGDTIGVATAGHVRALVAAFAEAGVGCERLALHFHDTYGQALTNVHAGLQSGVTTYDASAGGLGGCPYAKSATGNLATEDLVWFLTGLGIEHGVDLDAVVAASVWMAGRLGRPSPSAVVRALGAGAADS, encoded by the coding sequence ATGACCGGGTTGCCCATGGTCGTGCCCGAGGCCGGGCTGCCGGCGAAGGTCACCATCTACGAGGTCGGCGCGCGCGACGGCCTGCAGAACGAGAAGTCCGTCGTCCCGACCGAGGTCAAGGCGGAGTTCGTGCGGCGCCTGCTCGCTGCCGGCCTCCCGATCGTCGAGGCGACCAGCTTCGTGCACCCGCGGTGGGTGCCCCAGCTCGCCGACGCGGCCGACCTGATGACCGGCCTCACCGCCGAGCTCGGCGACACCGCCCGCGGGCTGCCGGTCCTGGTGCCCAACCAGCGTGGCCTCGACCGTGCCGTCGAGCTCGGGCTGCGCCACGTCGCGGTCTTCGCCTCCGCGACCGAGACCTTCGCGAGCAAGAACCTCAACCGCACCCTCGCGTCGCAGTTCGAGATGTTCGCGCCCACGATCGAGCAGGCTCGGGCGGCGGGCATGGACGTGCGCGGCTACGTCTCGATGTGCTTCGGCGACCCGTGGGAGGGCGCCGTGCCGATCGAGCAGGTCGTCGCCGTCGGTCGGCGACTGCTCGATCTCGGCGTCGGACAGCTCAGCCTGGGCGACACCATCGGGGTCGCCACGGCCGGTCATGTGCGGGCGCTGGTCGCCGCCTTCGCCGAGGCCGGGGTCGGCTGCGAGCGCCTCGCGCTGCACTTCCACGACACCTACGGCCAGGCGCTCACCAATGTCCACGCCGGTCTCCAGTCCGGCGTCACGACGTACGACGCGTCCGCGGGCGGCCTCGGTGGCTGCCCCTACGCCAAGAGCGCCACCGGGAACCTCGCCACTGAGGACCTGGTCTGGTTCCTCACCGGTCTCGGCATCGAGCACGGTGTCGACCTCGACGCCGTCGTCGCCGCCAGCGTCTGGATGGCCGGCCGGCTGGGCCGCCCCAGCCCGTCCGCCGTCGTACGGGCGCTGGGGGCCGGTGCCGCGGATTCCTGA
- a CDS encoding carboxyl transferase domain-containing protein → MSETSEPTLRDLAADLRERLARVRQGGSEAARTKHTDRGKLLARDRVDGLLDPGSPFLELAPLAAYGMYGKPGGPDQDFAVPAAGVVAGIGRVEGRNVMVVANDATVKGGTYYPMTVKKHLRAQTVAAENDLPCVYLVDSGGAFLPMQDEVFPDKEHFGRIFFNQATMSARGIPQLAAVMGSCTAGGAYVPAMSDETVIVKNQGTIFLGGPPLVKAATGEVVTAEDLGGGDVHARKSGVVDHLADDDAHALRILRGIVATLPIGQRPHVGGRELHGLVPNRNFSDAPVDDPLESPESIYDVVPTSTRTPYDVREVIRRLVDGSRLQEFKQLYGETLVCGFARIHGHPVGIVANNGILFSESALKGAHFIELCNQRGIPLLFLQNISGFMVGREYENRGIARDGAKLVTAVACSVVPKLTVVIGGSFGAGNYGMCGRAYDPRFLWMWPNARISVMGGDQAANVLATVAGREDDPDVEAFKQPIREQYETQGSPYYASARLWDDGVIDPADTRRILGMALEITTAVPTPAPHYGIFRM, encoded by the coding sequence GTGTCCGAGACCTCCGAGCCCACGCTCCGCGATCTCGCTGCCGACCTGCGCGAGCGGCTCGCCCGCGTGCGCCAGGGCGGCAGCGAGGCGGCCCGCACCAAGCACACCGACCGGGGCAAGCTGCTCGCCCGCGACCGGGTCGACGGCCTGCTCGACCCGGGCAGCCCCTTCCTGGAGCTGGCGCCGCTGGCGGCGTACGGAATGTACGGCAAGCCGGGTGGCCCCGACCAGGATTTCGCGGTTCCCGCGGCCGGCGTTGTCGCCGGCATCGGCCGGGTCGAGGGGCGCAACGTCATGGTCGTCGCCAACGACGCGACCGTGAAGGGCGGCACCTACTACCCGATGACGGTCAAGAAGCACCTGCGGGCGCAGACCGTCGCCGCCGAGAACGACCTGCCGTGCGTCTACCTCGTCGACTCCGGCGGCGCCTTCCTGCCGATGCAGGACGAGGTGTTCCCCGACAAGGAGCACTTCGGCCGGATCTTCTTCAACCAGGCCACCATGTCCGCGCGCGGGATCCCGCAGCTCGCCGCCGTGATGGGCTCCTGCACGGCCGGCGGGGCCTATGTCCCGGCGATGTCGGACGAGACCGTGATCGTCAAGAACCAGGGCACCATCTTCCTCGGGGGGCCGCCGCTGGTGAAGGCCGCGACCGGTGAGGTCGTCACGGCCGAGGACCTCGGCGGCGGCGACGTGCACGCCCGCAAGTCCGGGGTCGTCGACCACCTCGCCGACGATGATGCCCACGCGCTGCGGATCCTGCGCGGCATCGTCGCCACCCTGCCGATTGGGCAGAGACCGCATGTCGGCGGCCGGGAATTGCACGGTTTGGTCCCAAACCGCAACTTTTCTGACGCGCCCGTCGACGATCCTCTGGAGTCGCCCGAGTCGATCTACGACGTCGTGCCGACGAGCACCCGCACGCCGTACGACGTCCGCGAGGTGATCCGGCGCCTGGTCGACGGCAGCCGGCTCCAGGAGTTCAAGCAGCTGTACGGCGAGACGCTGGTCTGCGGCTTCGCCCGGATCCACGGCCATCCGGTCGGCATCGTCGCCAACAATGGCATCCTCTTCTCCGAGAGCGCGCTCAAAGGCGCGCACTTCATCGAGCTGTGCAACCAGCGTGGGATCCCGCTGCTGTTCCTGCAGAACATCTCCGGCTTCATGGTCGGCCGTGAGTACGAGAACCGCGGCATCGCCCGCGACGGTGCCAAGCTCGTCACCGCCGTCGCCTGCTCGGTCGTGCCGAAGCTGACCGTCGTCATCGGCGGCTCCTTCGGCGCCGGCAACTACGGCATGTGCGGACGTGCCTACGACCCCCGCTTCCTGTGGATGTGGCCCAACGCCCGGATCTCCGTGATGGGCGGCGACCAGGCCGCCAACGTCCTGGCCACGGTCGCCGGCCGCGAGGACGACCCCGATGTCGAAGCGTTCAAACAGCCGATCAGGGAGCAGTACGAGACCCAGGGCTCGCCGTACTACGCATCCGCGCGGCTGTGGGACGACGGCGTGATCGACCCCGCCGACACCCGCCGCATCCTCGGTATGGCGCTCGAGATCACGACGGCCGTGCCGACGCCCGCCCCCCACTACGGCATCTTCAGGATGTGA
- a CDS encoding TetR family transcriptional regulator C-terminal domain-containing protein — translation MPRTIDHDERRQLIGEAVWRLVLREGVGAVSLRTVAAEAGLVLGSLRHSFPTKAELLAFAMRLAHERAATRVARHGRVRDPRRRAVAALRELLPLDDERTVEMHVHLALLAEGPRHPELTALADDAQEAIRGLCLRCLTDLRDAGQIAADRHLGRETTTLHALLDGLALHAMRDPRLRRAATRALDDHLDALARPLA, via the coding sequence ATGCCGCGGACGATCGACCATGACGAACGGCGGCAGCTGATCGGCGAGGCCGTGTGGCGGCTGGTGCTTCGCGAGGGCGTCGGCGCCGTGTCGCTGCGGACCGTCGCCGCGGAGGCCGGCCTGGTCCTCGGCTCGCTGAGGCACAGCTTCCCGACGAAGGCCGAGCTCCTCGCCTTCGCCATGCGCCTGGCCCACGAGCGGGCGGCGACGCGCGTCGCCCGCCACGGCCGGGTGCGGGACCCGCGCCGTCGGGCGGTGGCCGCCCTGCGGGAGCTGCTCCCCCTCGACGACGAGCGCACCGTCGAGATGCACGTGCACCTCGCCCTGCTGGCCGAGGGCCCCCGGCACCCGGAGCTGACCGCACTGGCCGACGACGCCCAGGAGGCGATCCGCGGGCTGTGCCTGCGCTGTCTCACCGATCTGCGCGACGCCGGCCAGATCGCTGCCGATCGTCACCTGGGGCGGGAGACGACCACCCTGCACGCCCTCCTCGACGGTCTCGCCCTGCACGCCATGCGCGACCCGCGGCTGCGGCGGGCGGCCACCCGGGCCCTCGACGATCACCTCGACGCGCTGGCCCGACCGCTCGCCTGA
- a CDS encoding PaaX family transcriptional regulator C-terminal domain-containing protein: MEEIAPLSARSAMLSLLLGSHPDRMSAAELVRAGEHFGIPAATVRVALTRAVAAGDLERDADDPRHYVLGERLAARQRRQDEAVLDAETAWDGGWEMAVVVVTGRTGAERAALRERLASYRLAELREGVWARPANLRRARGYADESVLVTFTATPDEDPADLATGLWDLAAWAGEGRRLLRRLERTTAPAPRLAVAARLVRHLAADPLLPAALLPADWPAGAMRSAYAAYQDELRELALSASR, from the coding sequence ATGGAGGAGATCGCCCCGCTGTCCGCGCGCTCGGCGATGCTGAGCCTGCTGCTCGGGTCCCACCCGGACCGGATGTCGGCCGCCGAGCTGGTCCGCGCGGGCGAGCACTTCGGCATCCCGGCCGCGACCGTGCGGGTCGCGTTGACCCGCGCCGTCGCCGCGGGCGACCTGGAGCGCGACGCGGACGACCCCCGCCACTACGTCCTCGGCGAGCGGCTCGCCGCGCGCCAGCGCCGCCAGGACGAGGCGGTCCTCGACGCCGAGACGGCATGGGACGGCGGCTGGGAGATGGCGGTCGTCGTGGTCACCGGCCGCACCGGAGCCGAGCGCGCGGCACTGCGGGAGCGGCTGGCGTCGTACCGGCTGGCGGAGCTGCGGGAGGGCGTGTGGGCCCGGCCCGCGAACCTCCGGCGAGCGCGGGGGTACGCCGACGAGTCGGTCCTCGTCACGTTCACGGCCACCCCCGACGAGGATCCCGCCGATCTCGCCACCGGACTGTGGGACCTGGCCGCCTGGGCCGGCGAGGGCCGACGCCTGCTGCGGCGCCTGGAGCGGACGACCGCGCCCGCGCCGCGACTGGCGGTCGCAGCGCGCCTCGTCCGGCATCTCGCGGCCGACCCGCTCCTGCCGGCCGCGCTGCTGCCGGCGGACTGGCCGGCCGGCGCGATGCGGAGCGCCTACGCGGCCTATCAGGACGAGCTGCGCGAGCTGGCGCTCTCCGCCTCGCGCTGA
- a CDS encoding TetR/AcrR family transcriptional regulator encodes MTEPTRREQILATAAELFAARGFHGVSVADLGAACGISGPALYKHFASKQAMLAEMLTSISERLLEVGRERVAASGGEPAAALRGLVGWHVEFALGHRPLIIVQDRDWESLPEDARAQVRRLQRAYVGLWADQLRALRPDLDKARAHAAAQATFGLLNSTPRAGHGIPDAALRELLGSMALAALGVDVAAQAAL; translated from the coding sequence GTGACCGAGCCGACCCGCCGTGAGCAGATCCTGGCCACCGCCGCCGAGCTGTTCGCCGCGCGCGGGTTCCACGGCGTCTCGGTCGCCGACCTCGGCGCGGCCTGCGGCATCTCCGGACCCGCGCTCTACAAGCACTTCGCGTCGAAGCAGGCGATGCTCGCCGAGATGCTGACCTCGATCAGCGAGCGGCTGCTCGAGGTCGGCCGCGAGCGGGTCGCCGCGAGCGGTGGCGAGCCCGCCGCCGCGCTGCGCGGGCTGGTCGGCTGGCATGTCGAGTTCGCCCTGGGCCACCGCCCGCTGATCATCGTCCAGGACCGTGACTGGGAGTCGCTGCCCGAGGACGCGCGCGCCCAGGTCCGCCGCCTGCAGCGCGCGTACGTCGGGCTCTGGGCCGATCAGCTCCGCGCCCTGCGCCCTGACCTCGACAAGGCCCGCGCCCACGCCGCCGCCCAGGCGACGTTCGGGCTCCTCAACTCCACCCCCCGCGCCGGCCACGGCATCCCCGACGCTGCGCTGCGCGAGCTGCTCGGGTCGATGGCGCTGGCGGCGCTCGGGGTCGATGTGGCTGCGCAAGCGGCGCTGTAA
- a CDS encoding crotonase/enoyl-CoA hydratase family protein: MADTPLWRRSATEGEQSPYRAVPQPADAAPSYRTLTYEVDGRVARLTFDRPEQGNSITPDTPVELADAVERADLDPRVHVIVLSGRGKGFCGGYDLAASAEHLMDGGMTGAAPRSGTALDPTVQMLNHDPAGTWDPMVDYAMMSRFTKGFASLLHADKPTVAKIHGFCVAGGTDIALHCDQIVIAADAKIGYPPTRVWGVPSAGMWAHRLGDQRAKRLLLTGDTLTGREAAEWGLAIEAPAPEDLDERTERLVQRIAAMPLNQLMMVKLALNSALLAQGVQNSQLISTVFDGISRHTREGYAFQQRAAEAGFRQAVRERDGAPYDDHGPQTSKVTDSTDSTDSKG; encoded by the coding sequence ATGGCCGACACACCCCTGTGGCGCCGCTCCGCGACCGAGGGCGAGCAGTCGCCCTACCGTGCCGTCCCGCAGCCGGCCGATGCGGCGCCGTCGTACCGGACCCTGACCTACGAGGTGGACGGCCGGGTGGCGCGGCTGACCTTCGACCGGCCCGAGCAGGGCAACTCGATCACGCCGGACACCCCGGTCGAGCTCGCCGACGCGGTCGAGCGCGCGGACCTCGACCCGCGGGTGCACGTCATCGTCCTCAGCGGCCGCGGGAAGGGCTTCTGCGGGGGCTACGACCTCGCCGCGAGTGCCGAGCACCTGATGGACGGCGGGATGACCGGCGCCGCGCCGCGCAGCGGCACCGCGCTCGACCCGACCGTGCAGATGCTCAACCACGACCCGGCCGGCACCTGGGACCCGATGGTCGACTACGCGATGATGAGCCGGTTCACGAAGGGCTTCGCGAGCCTGCTCCACGCCGACAAGCCGACCGTGGCGAAGATCCACGGCTTCTGCGTGGCCGGGGGCACCGACATCGCGCTGCACTGCGACCAGATCGTGATCGCCGCCGACGCCAAGATCGGCTACCCGCCGACCCGGGTCTGGGGCGTGCCCTCCGCCGGGATGTGGGCCCACCGCCTCGGCGACCAGCGCGCCAAGCGGCTGCTCCTCACCGGCGACACGCTCACCGGTCGCGAGGCCGCGGAGTGGGGCCTCGCGATCGAGGCACCCGCGCCCGAGGACCTCGACGAGCGCACCGAACGGCTGGTGCAGCGGATCGCCGCGATGCCGCTGAACCAGCTGATGATGGTCAAGCTCGCCCTCAACTCCGCCCTGCTCGCCCAGGGCGTGCAGAACAGCCAGCTGATCAGCACCGTCTTCGACGGCATCTCCCGGCACACCCGTGAGGGCTACGCCTTCCAGCAGCGGGCGGCCGAGGCGGGCTTCCGGCAGGCCGTGCGCGAGCGCGACGGCGCGCCGTACGACGACCACGGCCCGCAGACCAGCAAGGTCACCGACAGCACCGACAGCACCGACAGCAAGGGGTAG
- a CDS encoding biotin carboxylase N-terminal domain-containing protein — protein sequence MEIKTLLVANRGEIARRVFRTCRDLGIRTVAVHTDLDADALHVRDADVALSVPGYLDGAAVLAAAREAGADAIHPGYGFLSENAGFAADVTDAGIAWIGPSPKVIEQMGRKDAARDLAVAAGVPVVPSYDVDADPASFAYPVLVKAAAGGGGKGMRVVRAAADFDAAVAAAKREAAGAFGDDTILVEKYVERGRHIEVQVLGDSHGTVVHLGTRECSVQRRHQKVLEEAPAPALDAELRERIHSSAVALSASVGYENAGTIEYLLDASTGDFYFLEMNTRLQVEHPVTEIHSGTDLVALQISVAAGDPLPFDQSGLRFYDHAIEARIYAEDAFGGFLPQAGTATVVAWPEGARVDHALESGQVVSTSYDPMLGKVIVAGRDRRAARRALVAALDDTAILGLTTNTGFLRMLAAGEEFAVPGGIDTAWLDRHEVPAPDPAPARALAARLWLDANTAPDGPFTGDGFRMGGPAAPVVVEFTDGSVELSPAQRHSPRGLEPSERMTQRVSAHRVELAHQGQRYVFDRPDAGADHGAAAGDGTIVAPMPGTVLDVRVAVGDPVAEGDVLGVVEAMKMELALKAPYAGTVTAVGASTGQQVALGVTLFVVESVESEEVR from the coding sequence GTGGAGATCAAGACCCTCCTCGTCGCCAACCGGGGCGAGATCGCCCGCCGCGTCTTCCGTACCTGCCGCGACCTCGGCATCCGCACGGTCGCGGTCCACACCGACCTCGACGCCGACGCGCTGCACGTGCGCGACGCCGACGTCGCCCTGTCCGTGCCCGGCTACCTCGACGGCGCCGCCGTTCTCGCCGCCGCCCGGGAGGCCGGTGCCGACGCGATCCACCCGGGCTACGGCTTCCTCTCCGAGAACGCCGGCTTCGCCGCGGACGTCACCGACGCCGGCATCGCCTGGATCGGGCCGAGCCCCAAGGTGATCGAGCAGATGGGCCGCAAGGACGCCGCCCGCGACCTGGCCGTCGCGGCCGGCGTGCCCGTCGTGCCGTCGTACGACGTCGACGCGGACCCCGCGTCCTTCGCCTATCCGGTCCTGGTCAAGGCCGCCGCCGGCGGCGGCGGCAAGGGGATGCGCGTGGTGCGCGCGGCCGCCGACTTCGACGCCGCCGTGGCGGCCGCGAAGCGCGAGGCCGCCGGCGCCTTCGGCGACGACACGATCCTGGTCGAGAAGTACGTCGAGCGTGGCCGCCACATCGAGGTCCAGGTGCTCGGCGACAGCCATGGCACCGTCGTCCATCTCGGCACCCGCGAGTGCTCCGTCCAGCGCCGCCACCAGAAGGTGCTCGAGGAGGCGCCCGCCCCCGCGCTCGACGCCGAGCTGCGCGAGCGGATCCACAGCTCGGCCGTCGCGCTCTCCGCGTCCGTCGGCTACGAGAACGCCGGCACCATCGAGTACCTCCTCGACGCGAGCACGGGCGACTTCTACTTCCTGGAGATGAACACCCGGCTGCAGGTCGAGCACCCGGTCACGGAGATCCACAGCGGCACGGACCTCGTGGCACTGCAGATCTCCGTCGCCGCGGGCGATCCGTTGCCCTTCGACCAGTCCGGGCTGCGCTTCTACGACCACGCGATCGAGGCGCGGATCTACGCCGAGGACGCCTTCGGCGGCTTCCTCCCGCAGGCCGGTACGGCGACCGTCGTAGCGTGGCCCGAGGGCGCGCGGGTCGACCACGCGCTCGAGTCCGGCCAGGTAGTGAGCACGTCGTACGACCCGATGCTCGGCAAGGTGATCGTGGCCGGCCGGGACCGCCGAGCCGCCCGTCGCGCGCTGGTCGCCGCGCTCGACGACACCGCGATCCTCGGGCTGACCACCAACACCGGGTTCCTGCGGATGCTGGCGGCGGGCGAGGAGTTCGCCGTGCCCGGCGGGATCGACACCGCCTGGCTGGACCGCCACGAGGTCCCGGCGCCCGACCCGGCGCCCGCCCGTGCCCTGGCCGCCCGGCTCTGGCTGGACGCCAACACCGCGCCCGACGGACCGTTCACGGGCGACGGCTTCCGGATGGGCGGCCCCGCGGCGCCGGTCGTGGTGGAGTTCACCGACGGCTCGGTGGAGCTTTCCCCCGCACAACGTCATTCGCCCCGTGGGCTAGAGCCCTCAGAACGTATGACGCAACGCGTCTCGGCCCACCGCGTCGAGCTCGCCCACCAGGGTCAGCGCTACGTATTCGACCGCCCCGACGCCGGCGCCGACCACGGCGCGGCGGCCGGTGACGGGACCATCGTCGCGCCGATGCCGGGCACCGTCCTCGACGTGAGGGTCGCGGTCGGCGACCCGGTGGCCGAGGGCGACGTGCTCGGCGTCGTCGAGGCGATGAAGATGGAGCTGGCGCTCAAGGCGCCGTACGCCGGCACGGTGACCGCCGTCGGCGCGAGCACCGGCCAGCAGGTGGCGCTCGGTGTGACGCTGTTCGTGGTCGAGTCGGTGGAGTCGGAGGAGGTGCGATGA